In Penaeus monodon isolate SGIC_2016 chromosome 15, NSTDA_Pmon_1, whole genome shotgun sequence, a genomic segment contains:
- the LOC119582013 gene encoding uncharacterized protein LOC119582013: MIRKQFLLLVGLLAATVQSMKMARELPGFQCQSAGLSCLDCGTLVMCVGDETLTAYEIRCAEDQVCGETSGVASCFLESSPEAQQCHCGGDNGKKPDAFDNTKYIMCFPDQSQVSVPCPENLVYSHSELTCIEPPTPTTPYTPTCEQAGFFPRLPECTSYFACFFDSTGSLQATDVFMCNSGQRFDESTGKCVPEGDLLPPVFQCGEVDGAVADTVECNAFHICFAGTKLGATLCCEEGKKFDPDTNSCSDAVADDKCPTVAQCIDMSTYKYACGGPSSSAPQPEPERK, encoded by the exons ATGATTCGTAAACAATTCCTGCTGTTG GTCGGGCTGCTGGCAGCGACGGTTCAAAGTATGAAAATGGCGCGGGAATTGCCTGGCTTCCAATGCCAAAGTGCTGGTCTCTCGTGCCTCGACTGTGGCACCCTTGTCATGTGCGTCGGCGACGAAACTCTCACCGCCTACGAGATCAGATGCGCTGAGGACCAG GTGTGCGGAGAAACAAGCGGCGTAGCATCCTGCTTCTTGGAATCCTCTCCTGAGGCCCAACAGTGCCACTGCGGGGGCGACAATGGCAAGAAGCCGGACGCCTTTGACAATACTAAATACATCATGTGTTTCCCAGACCAATCCCAGGTGTCCGTGCCCTGCCCTGAAAACCTCGTCTACAGCCACAGTGAACTCACCTGCATAGAGCCGCCCACACCTACCACGCCCTACACGCCCACGTGCGAGCAG GCTGGCTTTTTCCCGCGGCTTCCCGAGTGCACCAGCTACTTCGCCTGCTTCTTCGACAGCACAGGATCCCTTCAGGCCACAGATGTCTTCATGTGTAATAGTGGCCAACGCTTCGACGAGTCCACCGGCAAGTGTGTTCCAGAGGGAGACCTTCTCCCGCCAGTCTTCCAATGCGGCGAGGTCGACGGGGCCGTGGCAGACACTGTGGAGTGCAATGCCTTCCATATCTGCTTTGCCGGGACCAAGCTGGGCGCCACTCTTTGCTGTGAGGAAGGCAAGAAGTTCGACCCTGACACCAACAGTTGCTCTGATGCTGTGGCAGATGACAAGTGTCCGACAGTGGCTCAGTGCATCGACATGTCCACCTACAAGTATGCATGTGGAG GTCCGAGCAGCTCTGCTCCACAACCCGAGCCAGAGAGAAAATAA